The genomic window TGGTGGACCACATAGACATAGTATCATGACATCCCTACCAGTGCTTCACTTGAAAGCTACCAGCCAGCAGAATGTGACCATCGCCGCGGACCTATGTGACACCACGGCGACTCTCTACACGTTCCTCCGCTCGATCCCCAGCGCCGCTGAAACGGAACTGGCCCTTCAGCCCTTTCTCGAATCCCTCCACGCCGCTCCGTCGTCCGGCAGGTCGGTCCTCATGCGGAGACCCAATCACCGCCTTGTGCAACTTCTGGAGTCAGTCGCCATTGATGAGGTTTTTCGTTACACACCGCATGTCCTTCCTGCGCTGGCATGTTACTCAGATCGCTGGTTACACCGGTTGGGGTACGCCTCGATGGGCAATGGGGCAGCTGATttgacggcagcgatggacTCTGCGGCGTATGCAGCAAACGGGTCGCAAGGGTCGGTGTCATCTCCGTCGGCTACAGCTTTGCCAgtcgtgcacgtgcgtgcgaCGGACATGCACCAGCACGTCAATCCGTACTCCGCCTATGAGTCTAACTACAGAATGAGGCACGTCGCGGCTCACTCATCTCATGTCGATGCTTCTGTCAGCGGTGCCCATTCGTCCGATAACGGGACTGCAGCCGAGACGAGTGGCCTGCAGCACAGTGGCACTATGCAGCCCCCTGAAGAGGCATTGTCTGTATCAGCTGAGGTATCTGCACTCACCGCTCCTGAAAATGAGTCTCAGCTGAACGAACCCGCGCAGCCTGCGTTGCAGGAGGTGACTCCAGCGCCAGGAGCCACAGTTACCTCTGCCCCAGCGATTCACCCAGTACTGCATCTCATCGCACACCAAGCTCTGCAGGAGCAAAAGGAAGGTGAGGTAGATGGGGAAGAGACTGAGCGCGAGAACGCGGAGGAGCACGGGAAGCCGTCTTCATCGGACGCCTTTGTGGAGGAAAAGCTGCTCCATCTCACAGAGCGGTTAAacgaggcagaggcacagcTCGCCGTGGCTatggcggagaaggaggcggcagagcaGGTGTGGTCTCCGTCCTACAGCCGTCTCAAGACAAGCAGGATGTACGTCACGGAGCTCAAGAGTCGGGTACAAAGTGCTGCCTCCCTCTACTTGCTTCAGCGATATGAGCGTGAGACTCTCCAGCAGGCGCACGTTGGCGTGGCGATGGAGTCTATGAGCttgcagctggtgctgcgcgacgtgCGAGCACGACTGGAAGATGAGCCAGGTAGCTCACTCGCAGGCGGCGATCAGCAGGCGACGGAGAACCAGAGGCTCGTTCAGCAGCTGAGGGCTGTTCTGTCGGCTCCTGCGGCTGCAAGCCAGAGCAATGCGGCACGCAGCCGTCAAAGCTGAACAGCTCACCCCGCTGAGCAAACAAACGGCTACGATTGCGGAGTTCAACCATGCCCATTAGTCTCAGCTCATGCTAGCGAGCTTACCACCCCAGCAGTACCACACACTAAGGATCTTGTCATCACCCTCTAACAGGGCAATGTTGCCTCTGCAACTGACGGAGACGGCTGGCGACTTCCTCAGTGCAATATGCCTCTTGTGCGCTTTGTGCGTCCGCTCTAGAGCTTTGCAGAAGCAACTTTTCGGGATTTAAGTCCCTCTCTAGGCGTTGCTGTACCATTTCTCTCAAAGCCAGTGCGCTGTCTTAGCAACTACTTgacctctttttctgtttttttttcctttgttgtGTGTTGTTCAGCTGTGACAGCGTGCACAACTACACCCTGTggccacccccttctccctcgtaTGCGAGCGCTACAACAATGCCGCCGTTTCGGAAGGGGCAGGCGCATGTGCGCCGACTCTACAGCGCCCCTGACACCAGTAGCGAGCTCATTGCCACCTGTGACAAGACCTATGTACCCTTTTTAGCTTACACAGCCTCGACCAactctgctgtggtggtcgcAGAGGACGGCACGACGACGCCACGAGTACAGCTTCCTTTCCCAGCCATCGATCTTGCGTGGTGTCCCTTCAAGAAGGGCACCGAGAATGCGGCCTACGCGACAGCGTGCCACAGTCAGCCGATCCAAATATGGGACCTCGAAGACGCCGAGCTGCGCGCCTCGTACGCTGCTACCAATGACAGCGGTTGCCACACTCACGCGCATGCACTGTGCTGGTTCAAGGCGCCCACCCACCAGCACTGGATCGCTGGCGGCTACGGCGGCTATGAGGACGCCACtcaggtgcgtgtgttcgaCATTATGGCTGAGGGCAGTCAGCCCATCTGGACTTACGGTGACAGGCGTAGTAAAGGGATGGTGTCTGCCATGCAGGACTGCCGGTGGCAGGgcacagcaccgctgctggccgTGGGGAACTACAATGCGCCCTCAGTTCATCTCATCGACTGTCGTAAGCGATGCCCAGCGGCCCAGTTACATGGACTTAAGCGGGGCGTGCGGGTGATACGAAGCGGGATGGAAGGCGTCGACCCATACTGTGTCTACGCAGGAGGAAGTCAAGGAGACAGTCGTATTGCGTGCTGGGATGTACGCAAGCCATGCGTGCCGCTCTTCACATTATGTAGGCCCATCCATACGCAGCAAGTCTTCGAGTTCGACCTACTGTCTTTGAGCCCTGCAGCTGTGTCTGCTGCCAGCGCAGCTGGTTGTTCGCGTGGCCTTGTGTCAACGTGCTCGACAGGAGGGGTTCTGTTGTACAGGTGGAGGGCCGGAGAGGTACCCGTTGAGGGGGCAGAGGTGGCCATTGGCGCCTCTGTGGGTCCAACAAGTGGTTTGGCAATTGTGGGGCCTGACACAGTCGTTGTGAGCACCGGCACCCGCAAGTACGACATTTGCAGCGTAGCACCCAAGGCGAGACCCGGCAACTTGGCTCAGCGGTCGCCATGCCGTGACAACGAACATGGCGAAGGTAATAGTCCGCCACGCGTTCTGGGCCACAGGCGCCAACGCTCACCGATGCAAGACGACTCGGACGAGGAATCGAGCACTGCAGAGCGAGAGCTTttcagcggcagcgaagctACAAACATTGCCGTTCTCTCGCTTGCGCAACCACCTACATGGAGCTAAGTGATCAATTCCTCACTTTCCGTGCTACTCTTCCCCGTACCGCACTTTACCCCAGACAAGGAGATTGGCTATCCACTAAGGGAAGTGGGAATGGTCAAGCTGACGTCCGCTACAACCAGGTCCGCCTCACCGCCAACTAAGATGCATGGAGCCACTTCCTGTCTTCTTTCTAAGAAAGGCTCACACACCTACAAAACGTATCACACTGGACAGCACAAGCACCCCTCACCTGTCGAGACCTCATTGTAGCGCCTCCCCCGCCATAGTCATCCACGATAGCACTCAGTACAGGCACAGTCGTAATAATAACCTCCAACTCAGCTGCCCATCGTCCCTTACCATCTCCAGCTCGCCGTCACCCACCTccattcttctctccttcgaGAAGAACAAAGGGACCTCAAGAAGCGGTGTGTAGTTTGCTGTCGTCACGAGCTTTCATTTTTGCCCTCTTGCTCTAACTTCatcactctctctttgcgcGTCCTTCGTTGTCCTCTTTGCTTGTAtaaccccctctcccccacatACACATGGACAGGACACTCCGCGCCTccatcccctcctctctcgagcatcccccctcccgcagTGACGCTGGGTgtaccccctctccccttgatccccctcctcgttccccccctcccccggctgcgctgtcgcctcTCACCCCGTTTCCCCATCGGTGCATTACGCAGAGCCATTCGTGTAGCGCGTCCCGCCCATTCGCCCCTTCGGCTtgcccgtgtgcgtgtgtgcaccagctgctctgcCCAGCCGAAGCCCGCCACCTGCTGACGCGCGCATCTGTCCACGGAGAGGGCTGCTGTGAAGTGTGCGTTCCACCATGCGCAGTGCGGTCACTTGCATCAAGAGCCCGGGTGCGGCTCTCTGCACGGACACTGCCACCTGCCGCACCATCACGTTGAGCTGGCCCGAGTCGCTGAACGCCATGTCCCTGCCGATGGTGCAGGACCTGCATCGCCTGTACATCACGGAGCCGCATCCCAACGAGGATGCCGTGTACGTTGTGCGCGGTGacgggcggcgcagcttctgtgctggcggcgacCTGAAGGCCCTCACGGGGCCCGACCAAGGCACGCACAACCCGCTGTTCTACCGCCTGGAGTACGAGGTGGACTCGCACATTGCGACGATGCGGCGCACGCAGGTGGCGATGTGGGCGGGGCACGTGCTGGGGagcggcgtcggcgtgtCGGTGCACAGCCGCTACCGCGTTGCGTGCGAGACGACGCGGTTCGCGATGCCGGAGACGCAGATCGGCGGCGCGAACGACGTTGCGACGAGCTGGGTGTTCTCGTCGCTGCCTGTGCGCGGGCTTGGCGCGTACCTCGCGATCACGGGCAACGCGCTGCACGGCGCGGACGTGTTCCACGCGGGCCTGGCGACCCACTACATCCCTGTGGAGAAGTTCGACGCTGTGGAGGCTGCcctggctgcgctgccgtcgtcggaGGGCGTTGCGGCGTGCCTGCGCGGGTTCAGCGCGGACGTCGCTGTGCCGCCGTTCACGCTAGCGGAGAGCGCGCCTGTGCTGGCGAAGATGTTTGGCGCGATCACCGCCTCGACGCGCGTGCGGGACATCATGGACGCGCTGCGCGCGGACGGCGGCGCGTTTGCTGCGAGCgcgctggcggtgatggagcgCAACTCGCCGCTGGGCATGACGCTTGCGCTGGAGAACAtgaagcggcagcacgcgGCCGGGTGCACCAGCGTGATGGACAGCTTCCGTGGCGACTATGCGGCGATCCAGTCGTCCATCTTTGTGGCCGAGCTGGCGAAGGGCGTGGAGGCGCTGTTTGTCACGAAGGAGAAGCGTCCGCAGTGGAAGGTAGGGTCCGTGGACGAAATCAATGTGGAGCTTGTGCGGAAGCAGTTCGAGCTCACGGAGGGCAGTCTGACCTTATAGAAGAGACGTGTGTCGGACGTTTACGCGATGATGTGGGCCTCGGCGTTTCTTCACCACCAACGCACGGTCAGTGGATTTCTGCTGCATTATGCGTCTACACTCGTTGACCACTGCCACGTGCACTGTGGGTGTGCAGAATGTTAAGGATGGTCTGATTTACGAGGGCCTGCGGCCGGTTGCGCGTATGCGTTCGTGTCCGGCCTCGCGGAGGCGGGGTTGCCGTTGTGGGAACTGGCGCGCCTTTTGCAGTCTTATTTTTTATCTTCGTGTGTCTCAGACATACGCCTGGGCAGTATACGTTGGCTGCAATCGCTTCCGAATAGGGTCCTTGGGGGCAAGGCGCCATGGCACGGATCGTGCTGATCTCGTTGGCGCGATGCTGCGTCGTCTCcttcgcgctgccgctcactTTTGCATCCacttccccacctctcctcccccctgtgCGCTTTACTTCTGCTCCGAATGCCCTTGCCCCGATACTCTGTGAAGGGTCatgtgcgcagcggctggaGGGCCGGAGAGGGCaagtgggaggggaggcgggtgAGGTCGGTGTGGCGTGTGGTGCGGGGTGCTGAGCGCCCAGGGctccttttttgttctcACTTTTATTTTTGTGCCTGCggttctctcttttccctggTCGTGTATTCCTCCGTTATCGTTCTCCCCGTCAGACGCcgcctttgccttctttttAGTGTCTGTGAAGGCAGCTACAGGCATCAGCATGCGTATATCtgcgcgcacatacacgcgcgcacgcattCATGGATCCGCACGACTGTTGGCGTGCAGGCCTGCGACGCTCTTCTTATTTCCCTTCCACTTATCCACACTTCTCTTGTCTTCttgacccccctcccctgtccCCCTGTTGTCTGCATTCTgggctctcctctccccctttacttcctccctctcgctctcttgctcctgcagcgccgagcTCCCACTGTTGTGGTGCGACTGGGTGAGTCGCATCTGCTCATCGGGCTCGGCAAATGGCgtcctcgcctctccctgGCTCTTCCCATCTCGCCATCCAATGGCAGCCCcatcgccaccccctcctctccgcacTCTTCCCCGAGACCGtagtgagggggggggtaatgAAGGGCAAAGCGAGCGAATACGCACGCGACAAGGATGAGGAAGTGGTGGGCCGGCCACGGGGAGTGCAGGGTGTCGCCGCGCACTCTCCGCATCTGTTTAGCGTTTTTTCCTTTCTAATCACCattgcctctttttctcgctcgtAGTGTATGCGGTGAGACAGGCCTGGTATGGGGctgccttcccccttccccacttTCCCATACCCCCCTTCCTCGAGCGTCTCCGCACATCCAGACCCACGCTCACGTCTGCAGCCCTGTCCATGCCGTTGCGGATGTCGAACGCGGTTATGAAGGCGTACGCGCATGCACGGTTGTGtattctccccctcccccctttacCCCTTcccttgctctctccctctgtgcgtgAGCTCAAGGGCTGATGGGGGAGTCGTGGAGGAGTTCGATGGCGTCAaggggacgaggaggcggtagggagggggagcagggggaggggaaggcagCCCAATATGATTCGGCCACTGTGCACTAGGGATAAGGGGGGCCGATACCCACTAGTGGATGTCTGCATCCACGGACCAGCACAGGCATAAatacgcgcacgcacgcatgtcCGTGTGAATGCCCGTGTATGTATGCGCTTCTCCCTTGGAGCTCTTCTGTGTTGCTCCTTatcgtcccctccccctttgcctCCCGGCCTTTCTAGCGTTTTGActtgtccccccctccccctgcgtGTTTCCTACTCTTGAGCCGCTTCTGTTCTTGTGCTTTCACCTCCACCATCAGTGACACCgccacctctttccttctctcctttctcctctcccccgaCTTCTCTCTTGCTAACTTCCGTTTTTCCTGCTCGTGTGCCCAATTCtacgcgtctgtgtgcgtgtgctcatCTCC from Leishmania panamensis strain MHOM/PA/94/PSC-1 chromosome 32 sequence includes these protein-coding regions:
- a CDS encoding hypothetical protein (TriTrypDB/GeneDB-style sysID: LpmP.32.3780) encodes the protein MDSAAYAANGSQGSVSSPSATALPVVHVRATDMHQHVNPYSAYESNYRMRHVAAHSSHVDASVSGAHSSDNGTAAETSGLQHSGTMQPPEEALSVSAEVSALTAPENESQLNEPAQPALQEVTPAPGATVTSAPAIHPVLHLIAHQALQEQKEGEVDGEETERENAEEHGKPSSSDAFVEEKLLHLTERLNEAEAQLAVAMAEKEAAEQVWSPSYSRLKTSRMYVTELKSRVQSAASLYLLQRYERETLQQAHVGVAMESMSLQLVLRDVRARLEDEPGSSLAGGDQQATENQRLVQQLRAVLSAPAAASQSNAARSRQS
- a CDS encoding hypothetical protein (TriTrypDB/GeneDB-style sysID: LpmP.32.3790), giving the protein MPPFRKGQAHVRRLYSAPDTSSELIATCDKTYVPFLAYTASTNSAVVVAEDGTTTPRVQLPFPAIDLAWCPFKKGTENAAYATACHSQPIQIWDLEDAELRASYAATNDSGCHTHAHALCWFKAPTHQHWIAGGYGGYEDATQVRVFDIMAEGSQPIWTYGDRRSKGMVSAMQDCRWQGTAPLLAVGNYNAPSVHLIDCRKRCPAAQLHGLKRGVRVIRSGMEGVDPYCVYAGGSQGDSRIACWDVRKPCVPLFTLCRPIHTQQVFEFDLLSLSPAAVSAASAAGCSRGLVSTCSTGGVLLYRWRAGEVPVEGAEVAIGASVGPTSGLAIVGPDTVVVSTGTRKYDICSVAPKARPGNLAQRSPCRDNEHGEGNSPPRVLGHRRQRSPMQDDSDEESSTAERELFSGSEATNIAVLSLAQPPTWS
- a CDS encoding 3-hydroxyisobutyryl-coenzyme A hydrolase, putative (TriTrypDB/GeneDB-style sysID: LpmP.32.3800) — encoded protein: MRSAVTCIKSPGAALCTDTATCRTITLSWPESLNAMSLPMVQDLHRLYITEPHPNEDAVYVVRGDGRRSFCAGGDLKALTGPDQGTHNPLFYRLEYEVDSHIATMRRTQVAMWAGHVLGSGVGVSVHSRYRVACETTRFAMPETQIGGANDVATSWVFSSLPVRGLGAYLAITGNALHGADVFHAGLATHYIPVEKFDAVEAALAALPSSEGVAACLRGFSADVAVPPFTLAESAPVLAKMFGAITASTRVRDIMDALRADGGAFAASALAVMERNSPLGMTLALENMKRQHAAGCTSVMDSFRGDYAAIQSSIFVAELAKGVEALFVTKEKRPQWKVGSVDEINVELVRKQFELTEGSLTL